AATACAATACACACAAAATATTCTTCTACCTTTCTGTAAAAGCGCCATCTTCCACCTGTTCAACAAAAAAGTCATCTTCTAAGtccattgatatttttttactttctctGAATGAAAGGAGATGAAAATATGAGTTAGGGTTTATGGTAGACAAATCATCTCCTACgcctaaccttttttttttttttaaaaacaaaaaaattaagcaaAACAATATAATTAATGtccttattagttttttttgcaaatggacaaatttgtaattaaaaaatttattaaaaggcGAGTGAAAGGATAAGACATTGGGATGAAAATAATATcactaaaaaagaaaatgatagtACAAATAAGtggtaaaaaaaaacacttttaaaagTACAGATTTAAATTTCATTTCAAAAATAGTACTCTTACTAATCATATGTACCATCGCGACTATATGCGTCATCCGTCGTGCGTTTAAAAGGCTACGTGTCATAGGCGTGCGTTTAAAAGGTTACGTGCGTCATCAGCCTCCTCCCTTATCCTTTCTAAACGACATGTCGTTGCGCTTGACTGAGTCCGGAGTAAACTGATTCGTTCATGATTTCCCATTCATAATTTTCCTCGTCGCAAGCAAAGTGGGGAAGCtgattgagaatttgagagcgTCTGAGGAGGAAGTTagggttttttcttttctttcagtcAATCCGATCAGGTACACAATTCTTCAGTTCCCAATTTCTTTTTTCTAAATTTGCTTTTTAGGTTTCAAATTAAAAGCAATATTATCAAATTCGTTAATCCAATTTCGACTTTGGTTTCAAGGATTCCAGATAATTCTGCTATCCGTAGAACCCAAATCCCAATTTGATACTGTAGCTTTTATATCCCTCTACTTTATGTTGATTTTTGCACTGGGATTTGTCTCTGTTAGTGCTCTGCATTGTTAAAGTTCATTGTTTGATTACATGTTTAGGTGTAAATTGTAGTGTGAGTTGAATAAGGGCATGGCATCGTCAGACGATGAGGCGGAGGCGGTGCCGCAATCCGTTTCGAATTACCATTTTGTAGATGACAAGGACGAACCCATCTCATTTCATGTTTTGCCGATTCAGTGGAGTGAGGGTGAGACGCAAGATGGGAAGAAAGTGGACATATTTGTGCGTGGCACTGCCGATAATGGGCTTCAGAAACTGTATAAGCATGTTATCGCATGGCGGTTTGATCTTTCCAATGTCGATCCTGAGATATCGGTTCTCTCTAAGGAAAATAACTGGCTCAAGCTTCAGAAGCCGAGAAAGAGTTTCGAGGAAGTAATAAGTTCAATCTTGATAACAGTGCAGTGCCTTCACTATGTGAGGAGAAATCCTGAGACATCCGGCAAATCTCTGTGGGATCACTTATCTAAAGTTTTCAGGTATCTTTCCATCTTTTAAACATCTCTTCCGTTTTCGCTCATTTTCTTACACTGAGGTTTGATGGTTTCCCTCATTTTGCAGCTCCTATGAGGTCAGGCCTTCTCAGAATGACCTGGTGAATTATATTCCTCTAATTAGTGAAGCTGTTAAACGGGATGATGCATTAGCAAAGTGCAAGGTTCTGTTTAGCTTCTTTTGTTGTCAATGTAACTGTATAATTGTTTATTCAGTTGTGGTATCTCAGTGGTTAtggttgatattcttcaatatAGGTTTTCAATCTGAAATTTGGAGCATTCAAACCACTACTGTTTCATCCTCaccctttcttgttttaaatgcAAAATTGAAACTTATATTTGTGAAGCTTTATGTGAACATGTTGAGCTGGACTACCTGCTTATTCATTAACTGAATGTGTGAACCTTAGACGGCGAAGCAAACTTTCTGCTATTTGAATTTTATTAAGATTCAAGCTTTCTCTGTACCTGCTCTTCTTTACTTAATTTTGGCCTCATTTTGTTTTCACTTTATATTATTTCCTGTTCTTATTCTTCTGTACGAACTACAAACTATCTTTATGTTTATGCATGgttaattaaaattacaaactgtGTTTTGAACAGTTTTTAGTCAACTTTCTTGAAGAGAAGCCCACCAAGAGGAAACTGCATGATGAGGTAATTTTCTAGTGCTTGTTTTTGTCTTTCATTAGCAAACCTTTATCCTTTAATTCTTTAAAGTTTCTTTTAGTTGCATGATATAGTGTTTGAGCCAGTGAACTCATTGGATTTTCAGGACATTCAAGCTACAACAAAACTTGGATTTATAGTTGATGATATGGAAGAAGATATGATTGATGCTGAAGACGAGTCCAGTGACGATGATAACCTGTTTGATTCTGTTTGTGCATTTTGTGATAATGGTGGCGATCTTTTGTGGTATGCTCTATTGGCTTTCTTATGACAATAGTCACGATATTGGCATATTTTAAATAACTTCATTTCCTAGAAGTTActgcataaatatatattttttgctcTGTAGTTGTGAAGGGAGATGCCTAAGGTCATTTCACGCAACTGTAAAGGATGGTGAGGATTCTATGTGTGAAACCCTTGGCTTTACCCAGGATGAAGTAGATGTATGCTCTTCTTATTCACTTTTGTTGTgaatcccctttttttttcttttttttttcttttcatttgattgtttctttttgttactgatattatgattatttttattCTCTGTTTTGATCTTGACAGGCGATTCAGAACTTCTTCTGCAAGAACTGTCAGTATAAACAACATCAGTGCTATGCTTGTGGGAAGCTAGGCTCCTCTGATAAATCTTCAGGGGCTGAGGTATGAATTTTTTCTTCATAGCTGTGGACATGCTAGCTTGATTAGTTTAAGTATATAAATTCAGAACCAGGGACGTTTTAGTTTTTCTACATAGTTGTAGCGAAGTAATACTGGTCTAcagttttcttattttgtttgttCCTTTCATTTTGGGGAAGGTTGCTGCAgtgttatttttctttactttgtgtATGTGGTACCATGATATATTGTTCTGCATATAGCTGCTTGGGCTCATTTTCTAGTGGTAGGTATACTCGCTCCAAATATTCCGCCACTCTGTTGATCTTTTTCTTTGGTCATACTTCCTTTTATGTCTTTTTGTTGTGCTTTTTTTTATGCTATCTTAGGTTAGGACATTCATCTTGTTCTTgtagttcttcatcttttgagCATCATTTCTTGTTggaatttgttttagttttttatattatgctttcttccttcttgattTCCATTCTACTCAGTGTAGTCTTGCTACTAGCTAGGGTACCCTTTTGTTTTCCCAGCATTTTCCATCTTGCCCAGCGTTAATTAAGTGAATCTCCCTGGTGCTGATATCAATTTGAGTATGGTCGTTTTAGTAAGAGTtctttacccatttattttcctggttaaatttttttgttctttgaagcttggttgttgtttttgttgtaaGAAATGTGTTTTAGTAATAGGAAAGTTGAGACACATAGAATGATAATTATCCTTATATCATCTGGATGAATAAAACCATGAATAATTATCCTTGTAGTTCTTCATCATAGAGAGAGTGGTATCACTTTAAACTCTTGGGAAGTGGAAACCTAAAGAGAAGCTAAAACATGTAATTTTATCCGAAATACAGTTTCTTTGAAATACTTGGCTCTCTGCATCCGTGGTATGCTTATAATGGTAATCACAATGCACATATGTAATATTTGGGCTCTTTTACTTTGACCAAACCTTAGTGAGTCAACTTCCAACAATGCAAGGCAATCAGGTGCAAAATCAATGCAAATCAATCATTTCAAATACCACCTTTGCATTCAAGAACCCACTGGTTAAACTGGGTTTAGTAAAgcaatttgtttttttgtggGTCTGGCATTGTAACATTTCGTTGTTTATTTTATCTGGGAGGATTAGTCATATGTTAAATAAGCTTAATTGAGGGATACCTGTGTAGTGCCCACCCCGCATtatatttcaatgatccaaacgGTCTAAATTTTATGTCCTCTCAAAAAACATCGTTGCAATGAAACACCCAAATCGGAAGTAGCTTAACCACTCATTTAAATGTcgtcattttattgttttcttggagcagtgtttgtcttttgtttcaAGTATGATCTATGAAAGAAAAATAGACTCTGTGAATCATTAAGATAGGGTCGGTGTCCCTCTGATAAGATTATTCGAGTGATCCCTCAATAGAAGGGACTCATATAcatacagatatatatatatatatatatacacgtatgtatgtatgtatgtatatatatcatcattatCATCAGAGTATAATTCTGCCTTTCCTGCTTTTCGTATTGTCAGCATCGGTAAATGTCGTCATCAGAGTATTATTCTTATGTTTGGTATACGTAaattatttttatcatttctgtTAGGTCTTCCCCTGTGTTTCTGCAACCTGTGGTCAATTTTACCATCCATGTTGCATTGCAAAACTCATTTATAAAGACAATGGAGTCTCTGCTGAAGAACTTGAGAAAAAAATTGCTATGGGTGAATCTTTTACATGTCCGATTCATAAATGCTGCATTTGTAAACAAGGAGAGAACAAGAAGGATACTCAGTTGCGGTTTGCTGTGTGTCGGCGTTGTCCCAAATCCTACCACAGGAAATGCTTGCCAGAGTAATCTTCTTAATTgttctattttgtttttatttttaatatgctTTTAGGAGGCCATGCTTTGGTCTATTATCTGTGTATAGCTGGTTTATGCTTGAATTGCTTGTACCAGGGATATTGTATTTGAGAAAACAGAGAAAACAGAGAAAACAGAGGAAGACgaggaggaggaagacgaaGAGGATGAAGGTACAACACCAAGGGCTTGGGAAGGACTATTACCAAACCGTGTACTAATATATTGCACGTAAGTATTATTTTTGTGAGCTgctttgttaattattttgtttgttttaatttttctgaatacgtttttctttttccttggaTTAGAAAACATGAGATAATTAAAGACATTGGAACGCCAATAAGGGACCACGTAACATTCCCTGATGTTGGAGAAAAGAGGACCAGTTTTGTTCGAAAGAAGACTGCTTTtgtagagaaaaagaaaaaacggaCATTAGAATCCCTTCAAGATAGagaaaaatttgtgaaaaataaGAGAAGCCTTTCCGCTGAAGAATTCTGTAGGGGCCAAACTGCTCCTACGATATCTAAAGAGAAGCTGAAGTCATCTTCTGCTGCAAAAGTGGGTGGTAACAGAATTAGTAAAAAACTACCTTCTGGGTTAGATACATCAAGAAAGGTGAAAGCGAATAGTGCTTTGAAAAAGGAAGCTAAGATTTCTGTGGCTGAGGAACAAATGACCTCATTGGGTGATCAGCTATATGCCTATATGAACAGGTCTAATCAAGTGAAGTTGGGTAAGCAGGGCAAACCTGATGGGGAGTGTGGTTTGGCAATAGGCAATCCTGCCTCAAAAATGTTGATCAGTGCACCACCATCTTTAGATGCAGCTACAGAGAGGAGGTAACttcatttaaaattatttaccAATTCTGTTTTGTTTATACATTGTAACTTGTTACAGCAATTTTTTATAGCATTACATCTTTCATTTAATATGAGGGTGAGCCTTGGCGCAAGGGAAGGGTTGCTCCTTTGTGACTGAAAGGTCAAGGGTTTGAGTTGTGGAAACAGCCTCTAGTGCGACTGTGTACGATAGATGTTCCACCCCATCCCCTGTGCGACCCTTGCAAAGCGGGGAGCCTTGTTGGCCTGAGGTCACCCTTTTACCTCTTGCATTTAATATATAAGGGAGAATGCCTTGAAGTTGACAATTCAAAATACCAAAACTACCCCTATTCAACTTTCTCAAAGACTATTAAATATAATGGGGGTAATGTAGTAAATAACTAACAAAGAACTTCTCAAAGTAAGTTAAAATAACTAGCAAACAACTTTCTCAAAGAACTTCTCAAAGTAAGTTAAAATATTATGCATAAAAACCCATCTTGGTTGGGCTAGTGGTTACCCCAACATTAGTACCATCATCTCCAtctcattagtttttcttttagtttttataaaaataacaaaaactgTCAATTGGCTTATGCCAATATGCGTGACTGTGTTCTAAGGGGATAGTATATTTgagagtgtgtgtgtattactccctctctctcctctctctcctctctacACATGCATGCACACACTACGCATATATGTTTGGATAGTTTACAAGGATTTACCACGGTTGCAGACAATCTTGATTTAAAGTTTGTGAAGTTCTTTGATTTATTTCTTGCAATTCAGATTACTGGCTTTAAtgaaagatgccacatcttcaATAACTCTGGAAGATGTTATAAGAAAGCGGCAGCGCACGGTTCCATCGACTCATCAATCCTGGTCCAAAAATGCTGTGGATAGGAACATTACACTAGGAAAGGTAGAAGGCTCAGTTGAGGTACATCCATGGGAAAATCTTAACTGTTATTTTGCACTGCACCAAGTGTGAACTTTTGATGATTTCTCTTATCATGCACTTGGTAATGTATTCACTGTATTTTAGGCTGTTCGAACAGCGTTACGGAAACTAGAGGAAGGATGCAGTACTGAAGATTCTGAGGCTGTTTGTGCTCCTGAGGTGGTTCACCAGATTTACAAGTGGAAGGTGGTTTCCTATTCCAGTCTCACTATCCTACAACCTATGATTAGGCAAAGATTATTCTTCTTCATATTGTATTAAGTAATAGGTTTCCTGCTTTAATGTTTGTTGTCTGTGTGCCTTGTATACTACACTTACACATCTCAGCTATTTGCCTATTCTTTTAATTCAGATGGTTTGTGGCTCgggtatagagttgtaaactagCCAAGTTAAACCGAGTATTGTAGTGCTCAAACGTAATTTGCTGGGTTTGAGCTAAGCTTGACTAACTGGGCTCTAAGTACGGTGTCGGATGTTGGTTCCAGGCACGGGGTTGGCTTGCATGAGTTTAAGCTGAACTTGAATTTGGCTCATATGTGGGACATGAGCTTAAAGTGTGACTTGACTTAATGACCCTAGGAAAATATAGATACACAAGTGCATAAAGAAATAAACAACatttaacaaatataaattttaaatagaGAAATGAGGGATATGGACCTCACACCTGTAGCACAAATACATGAGGCAACCTCAACTCAAGGAGAGTTGTCTTGTGATGAAATCTGAGGTAGATACTACCTTTACTAGCTTGGCTTGCATTTTCTAGCAAGCTTTAGTATTTTATTTGAGTGGCTAGTTTCTTTACAAGCCAAGCTCAAATGAGCCAAGAACATTTAAGAACTTGAGCTGTATAGAGCTGACTGAACCATACAAGGTTGGCGTATGCTGTTATTCTTCATGCACATTATTCTAGGGTAGGCAAAGTGTTATAATTCTGACTCGGGTAGAGAAATCATGGCTTTTTTGAATGAATAACTAGAAATATACAAGATTATAATAGTTTGGTAGAAATTTTGTCTAcgtcagttgtgatttctctagGTAGAGCAATCATGGCTTTTTTGAATTAATAATAGAGCAAAAATTACTCCTGTAAACCCTAGAACCAATCCCTCTATCTCTCTCGGCTGTCTCTCTGTTCTCTTGTGTGTTTGCTCCTTGCCGCACCCAGGCACCCTATAGGACTCCTATTCTAGTTGGGATAGGAAGGATACTTGCATTCCTACTCCGTTTCTGCTTCCAGAATTCTCAATCTAATTTTACAAGAAAGTTATTTTCTCCTAATCCTTGGAGTACAAGAATCTGTGCATCCTTAGCATTCCTAATACAATCCTACACAAAATAGGACTCTAACAAATGACAAACCAAATTCTAACAAAAAGTTGGTTTACTTGCAGTCCACACTTTGATAAGGAAACCTATTTGGTCATTTGGTATTTGGTACATGTTTACAGACCCATTCACAAATGAATTCTATACATTGTAGCtaagtttgtgacattttacatttttaaatGTTAAGGAAACATCAAGTCTGTCCTTGTGTTCACTTGAAATGTAAAATGTGTAATGGTGAGCTTTTTCTAGCATCCCTTGTGCCCACACTCTATACTAAGTGCTATATTTGtagcatctctctctctctctctctgatcttaatttttctttgttacctgttctctttctctttgtggTTGAGTTTGTTATGTGATTTATATTCACGTAATATGTGTACTAAAGGCTCATCAGAAAACGGTTGTGTTGTACAGTTTCCCATTAGTTTGTTGATTTATTTTTGATGCAGAACAAGCTGAGAGTATATCTTGCACCTTTTTTGCACGGAATGCGCTACACGTCCTTTGGTCGTCATTTTACAAAGGTGGACAAATTAGAAGAGGTAATTTGGTTGTGTTCAGTTATTTCTATTTTAAAGTTGTAAAGCACTCTTGCTAACTTATTATTGCGTCTACTTTCTTCTCAGCTTGGGTTTTAACGAATTATTAAAATAGTGGAAACTTGCGTTTATGAACATGTCCACCTCACTCATGTTTGGTATGGTTGCTTATGCTTAAGATAATCTTGACATTGAAAAACTTGTGGTTGTGTTTTGGTTTCTCCAGTTTTAAAGATAATCTCCACTATTGGACAATAGGTCCACCAGttagacaaaagaacaagaataTCACCCACCAAAAAATTCAGTGCTGTGGATTTTGGTTTACTCGTGCTTTCACAAATCATTTTGCAAATTAAACTCTGCTTGTATATACTATATGGTTGTTCATTTTTGCTTTACTCGTTCACATAGCTTTACCTTTTATCTTGTCTGCACACATTCACTTCATTAATCTTGAGCCGTTGAGTGTGTATTATGAGCTTCATGAATCCTTGAAGAATTCTAAAAGCTTGATTTTAATGTACAGATTGCTGATAGGCTGCATTGGTACATAAAAGATGGAGATACGGTAAGGATCTATATGCTTATATCTGTGAGAATAATTTTAATACATAGTATATGTGAGTGCATTGTATATCTTTTAACATGAATTATCTTTTGGATGTTTCTTTGAGTTATATGCCCTTGATGATACTCTCATTTGTCTTCGTGATATTTAATGATCTGAATTGAATCAATTAATTAAGCGCATCTGAATTGAATTCAAATGTTATTTGGTACTATATGCGTAATTGTTTATTTGCATGACTGGCTTTTTTTCCTGGGTGTCTATTTTTTTCCTTAGAAGCTTCATAGCACCTGAACGCTTTATTTGACTGTTCACCTAGAGGTAAATTCAACTACAGATCATTATACTACATTCAGCATCTAAGTTTGTGACGACATGGATTATGATGATGATTGGAACTGTTGCAGGCTTGCAGCTTATTTTTATCAACAGAGTTCTTTCAGAAACTACTTCTAGGACCTGACATCTTTATGATAGCAGAAGCGttgaaatttatttttgaagaagaaaaatttaAGGAGATTAATGGTTTACtccccattttcttttcttaggtGATCTAGGACAATATTGCTTTGCTTCCAAATTGATGACAAGCCCTTTGTACAGTAATCACGATAAGGAACTATATAACAACGAAATTACTTAATTT
This window of the Malus domestica chromosome 03, GDT2T_hap1 genome carries:
- the LOC103428038 gene encoding protein ENHANCED DOWNY MILDEW 2 translates to MASSDDEAEAVPQSVSNYHFVDDKDEPISFHVLPIQWSEGETQDGKKVDIFVRGTADNGLQKLYKHVIAWRFDLSNVDPEISVLSKENNWLKLQKPRKSFEEVISSILITVQCLHYVRRNPETSGKSLWDHLSKVFSSYEVRPSQNDLVNYIPLISEAVKRDDALAKCKFLVNFLEEKPTKRKLHDEDIQATTKLGFIVDDMEEDMIDAEDESSDDDNLFDSVCAFCDNGGDLLCCEGRCLRSFHATVKDGEDSMCETLGFTQDEVDAIQNFFCKNCQYKQHQCYACGKLGSSDKSSGAEVFPCVSATCGQFYHPCCIAKLIYKDNGVSAEELEKKIAMGESFTCPIHKCCICKQGENKKDTQLRFAVCRRCPKSYHRKCLPEDIVFEKTEKTEKTEEDEEEEDEEDEGTTPRAWEGLLPNRVLIYCTKHEIIKDIGTPIRDHVTFPDVGEKRTSFVRKKTAFVEKKKKRTLESLQDREKFVKNKRSLSAEEFCRGQTAPTISKEKLKSSSAAKVGGNRISKKLPSGLDTSRKVKANSALKKEAKISVAEEQMTSLGDQLYAYMNRSNQVKLGKQGKPDGECGLAIGNPASKMLISAPPSLDAATERRLLALMKDATSSITLEDVIRKRQRTVPSTHQSWSKNAVDRNITLGKVEGSVEAVRTALRKLEEGCSTEDSEAVCAPEVVHQIYKWKNKLRVYLAPFLHGMRYTSFGRHFTKVDKLEEIADRLHWYIKDGDTIVDFCCGANDFSIVMKKKLEETGKNCFYKNYDLIQPKNDFCFEKRDWMKVKPKELPKGSQLIMGLNPPFGVKAALANRFIDKALEFDPKLLILIVPPETQRLNEKKSPYDLIWEDNQFLSGKSFYLPGSVDVNDKQMDQWNVTPPPLYLWSRPDWSADIKAIAQEHGHMSASQGYMKDHSESLNHGRSVGNDDQYGEAPMLIDYDGIKTDSPKDVEGGAVVAEEHRESSCENSGDIGGNESPGDGNNIDETCNEILPRIEPAKKGDQHSEPSNSGSSMKYGTTYGGTMVNVADDRGRRSLSRSSDEPYSSLTHRWSAGPSSGYRATNLEEPFVGHMRDRLDTVGYRPCLNEVEDPFRRESDVRSQIRIYGQQDFGPLRSNYLVGQDSVSGQIGSYSSPYSHSHLGLTAESSYRMNTSAMQRYAPRLDELNHTRMGGVGSEPALGYEPHMFSSNGTFDPRAPRPDQHGGSMGFAPGPHQSYSNQNSAGWLNE